TGATATTTTTGCTATACCACTTTCTGAAGTAGAGGAGAATGTTGCTAATAAAGATATTGATGTCTTACTAGTTGGCCCTCAAGTGAAGTTTATGAAGAATGAATATGAAAAAGCATACGGAGACAAATTAAAAGTGGATTCTATTAATATGCAAGACTATGGGACCATGAATGGGGAAAAAGTTCTCAATGCAGCTATTGAATTAATGGAGAAGTAGCAAATGAGCGATGAACAATATCTACAAGACATCATGGGATTGATCATGTATTCAGGTGATGCTAAAGGAAAGGCTATTGAAGCTATACAGGCTGCCAAAAAAATAATTTTATCTTGGCAGAAGAAAAATTTAAAGAAGCAACTGTCTCTTTAAATACTGCTCATAAATCTCAAACTGGTCTTCTAACGGCAGAAGCGCAAGGAGAAAAATTGGATATCAATTTATTAATGATTCATGGACAGGACCATTTAATGACAGCTATCACTTTTATTGATCTCGCTAAAGAAATTGTCGAAGTCTATGAAAGAAA
This genomic window from Aerococcus sp. Group 1 contains:
- a CDS encoding PTS sugar transporter subunit IIB — translated: MYMKTIMLVCNAGMSTSLLVTKMQKAAEKLDQNFDIFAIPLSEVEENVANKDIDVLLVGPQVKFMKNEYEKAYGDKLKVDSINMQDYGTMNGEKVLNAAIELMEK